A segment of the Pseudomonadota bacterium genome:
CGAGACCGCAGGAGCAGGAAACTACAAAAACAACCAGACCCCGGTAAATAAAAGGCAGCCACTCGGCTCCCATAAATAAGGGCGGAACAATAGCGACCAGTATTCCAAGGGCGAACATGGCAGGGGTATAATAAACTCCGAAAGCATCCGAAAATCTTTGAAGCTTGCCCTTTTTGGCTTGTGCTTCTTCAACCGAATAGATGATTTTTGAAAGCATTGACTCTGACGCAGGTTTCTCCACCTCCACTTCAAGCGATCCATTCTGGTTGATGGTTCCGGCAAAGACCACACCCCCGGTCTCACGAAGTACCGGAATGGGTTCGCCGGTAACAGCCGACTGGTCCACATATGACGAACCTTTTACTACATGACCATCGACAGGTATGCGTTCTCCCGGTCTTACGACAACGACGTCCCCAACCACAATCTGTTCAATTTGACGCATCTCTTCTCCATTGTTCGTACGTACAAGCGCTTCTCTTGGCATAAGTTCCGTGAGCGAGCGAAGAGCGCCGCGGGCTTTGTCCACGGCATAAGATTCGAGAACATCGCCGAGCGAGTAAACAAAGATCAGCACAGCCGATTCACCCCATAGGCCGAGTGCCATGGCGCCGCCTGAACCTATGAGCATAAGAAGATGGATCGTTGGCGTAAAATTTACAAGGGCAATCAGGGCCTTACGGGCAGGGTAATAAACACCGGTCAGGACAGAGAGCACGTAAATCCCGTTGTAAACAAGGGGCAATACCCCTGCCTTTGACAATATAAAGGCGATTAGGGCAAGAAAACCGCATCCGTACAAGGCAAGCTGCTGCTTCTCACGCCACCACGTGCTGCGCTGACTTTGGCTCTTTTCCAGCGAGGCTTTCATGCCCGTTTCCGAGACTGACCGGATAATATCCTGAATCGTAGTTGTTCCGGAGTCATAGGAGACCCGAAGTTGGTGGGTAATAGGGTTGATTTCATACCCCTGGACCCCAGCCAGCGCCCTTATCTTTCGTTCGATGAGAGTAGATTCACAGCCGCACTCCATTCCTTCAATCTGAAATGTTACTGTTTCGATCCCTTGTTCATCCTTATAATTATTCATGCCAGACCCTCCATTTTCGCCTTTGCCGGGCTTTTTCAAATCACTATTCGTTCAAAACATACGAAATTCGCCCTGAGGTTAATTTGTCAAATAAGCAAATTATTCAACACCCATGGCAAATAAGATAGACAGTCTCATACAGCTTTGCCTTGGGAAGAATTGACATTCTTGGTAACAGGGCAGGCACAGGATTCGGCCCCGGCAAGACGCATTTTTATATCTTCTATTAAAAAAAGATCATCATTCTCAATTGCTTTGTAAATGTAAGGTATTGTAGACCGCCACGCCTCAAGTGCCACCTCATATGCCTCAATTCCTAAGGGCGTCAGGGTATAGACCCGCCTTTTCTGTGCGCCCTTAAGCTGCTTATCGTCGGCGACTTCTGCATAACCATGCTTAGCCAGTTCCTTGAGGATTGGATAGATAGTCCCAAATGTAGGTATACAACAACCACTGGTAATAGATTCCAGTTCTTTCAATACACCGTAACCGTGGTTAGGCCCCTTGGATAAGACTTTCAAAACAAGAACTTTTGTAAGGCCTATGTTGATCAACGATTTCCAATAATTTAAATCAGTAAGCTCCATAAGAAGACCTCCTATATAGATACTACAATTATAGTGATTAAAGTTATAATGAATGTCATTATATTGATATCTATCATAATGGATATATCTTGTCAAACCTTTTTTAGTAAATCAACTTTTCATTTTTAGTAAGAAATTGTAGGTTAAATTCATATGTTGCTTTTAAAAGAACAAGATATTATTTGCAATAAAAATAAGTTGCAAGGATAATTGTATTTAAATTTTGATTAAAACGGATAATCACAATATTGAATCACGAGTGCCTTTTGATATCTTACTGTCAATACACACGAGTATTTTTTATAAGCCCACCCAGTATCCTTCATCCACTTGTAGCGCAGAACCTTCGCTTTCCAGGAGCTCCAAGTGACCGATGACCTCAGATATGCCCAGGAAGAGCTGATCCTGCAGTAAATCCGGGAAGAGTGTCTTTACGATTGAGAATGGCCTGAGAGGACCCTGATCAAGAATATTGCGAACCAGTTCCTTTCGTTGCTGGATGAAGTGAGTGATTTCATCAATTCTGCCGGCAACATCCAAGATGATTGCGCCGTGGCCTGGCAGAGCCGTTTGGATAGCCATCTGTTTTACCTTATGAAGAGAGGCCAGATAAACCTTCAGGCTCTTGTACCCCTGTAACATAGTGGAAGGTCTCTGGATCAAAGCGTTTGAGCTGATTTGGTTGAGAAGGAAATCTCCGGTGAAAGCTGATAAGTGATCTTGTGAGTACAACATTATGCACCACGGGGTGTGTCCAGGTACCGCTCTGACAATAAATGGTATTGATCCAAGCTCGATTTCATCACCGTCATTCAAAAGGCGAGAGACAGGCACGGAACAGCCGTACATACGGCCCCAGGTGTATAGAAAATCGAGATAAGTACGATGGTCACCCGGAGCAACAATCCATTTCAGGATCTCCGTATAATATTCTAAATCCCTCAGGAGCTCGGCATCGAAATCCTCAAGATATTGTCCGCCTCCCCTTGAAACCCAGACTTCTGCCTTGCTTAATCTAACAATCTCAGCGGCTGCTCCAAAATGGTCAAAATGAGGGTGCGTGATGATAATTCTTTTGATATCCCTGATTGAATACCCTTTGTTCTTCAATGCTGCCTGCAGCTCGTTAGTATAAATATTCCCCTTAGGAGGGGTGTCTATAAGGGTGGGGATTACGCCTTCAATGAAGTATACATTAATATTGCCTACAGGAAATGGAGTTGACATACTAAGTAAATGAATATGATCTATCAAATGGTTTTAGCCCGCTAATCCAATATATCTATCATTTCTTCAACTGCCTTTGACAACCCGACAGAAAGAGATCTTAAAATTATAGAATGTCCGATGTTTACTTCCTCCAATGCCCTGGCATATAAAACAGGCATAATATTTTTGTAAGTGAGCCCGTGTCCGGCGCCAACCTTTATTCCAACTTTTACAGCATGATCCGCCGCAGTATATATCCTGTCAATTTCCTTATCAATATCAGTTTTATCTATGGTATTGCAATATTTACCGGTATGGATCTCTATAAAATCAGCGCCGCATTCTTTCGAAAGCTCAACTATTTCTATATCGGGTTCAACCAAAAGAGATACCAGTATGTTCTGATCATGAAATAACTTAACAGTATCTTTAATTTTGAGCATATTTGTTTTGACATCAAGCACGACTTCTGCAGTTATTTCTTCCCTATTTTCAGGAATGACAATAATCTTATTCGGCTTTATTTTTAGTGCAATATCAAACATTTCACCCGAGAGAGCTACCTCAAGATTCAATTTCCCACGTATCACATCTTTTATGGCAAAGATATCCCCGTCTTGCATATAACGCCTGTCCTTACGTAAGCTAACCATAATGCCGTCACAACCGCCTTTTTCACACATTACTGCATATTCAGCAGGATCAGACTCATTGCCTCTCCGGGCTTCTCTAAGAGTTGCGATATGATCAATATTTACGAATAATAAGAAAAAATGTCCCCTGTAGGCAACTTCTCCACCCGGCATAAAATCTCTCCATTATTTAATATTTTTATGAACATAGTATCCGATAAATTGATGCTGCCCACACCACGTCCTCTTTAATTGCCGCGTCGGTAGAAAAAACTTTCGATATAATTCTTATTCCATTTTTCGAAAAAATCTCCCGATGTCTATAAAATTATCAAAACCGTATTCTGTCGAGATCTAAGCACCGTAGAGGTACTCTCGCGTCATCGGCAGCGAATTATTTAATCCATTGGTAAACAGTATCTGATAAAGCCGTATGTCACCCCACCGGAAAGCTGCGGCACTCCCGTTGAGGAACATACGCCACATACGGGCGAACCTTTTGTCGAACATCTCTTCGATCTTCTGTACATTAACCTCAAACCGTTTTCCCCATTCGTCGAGGGTCTTGGCATAATGGAGACGGAGGCTTTCAATATCAATAGGGACGATCCCCTTTCTTCCCATAGCACCAATCACAAGATCAAGTGCTGGAATGTAACTACCTGGAAAAATATATTTCTTGGTCCATGGATCACCTGGAGTATTGCTCTCTTTGCCTATAGTATGAAGGAGTCCTATGCCGCCAGGTTTCAAGAGACTCCTCGTCTTTTCCATAAAGGTGGGGATAAAACCTTTTCCGACATGCTCAAACATGCCAATAGAAACAAACTTGTCAAATTGGCCTTTAATGTTCCTATAATCTTCACGGAGAATTGTGATTTCATTTTCTAAGCCTTCTTCCGCCACCACATTTCTGGCATATTCAGTCTGATGACGGGAAAGGGTACACCCCACGCTTTTTACACCGTGGTGATGAGCTGCATAGAGAAGCATACCGCCCCACCCGCATCCGATGTCTATAAGTGTTTCTCCTTCTTTTAGCTGGAGTTTCCGGCAGATATGCTCGTATTTTTGTTGCTGTGCCTGTTCGAGGGTATCCTTATCGGTTCTGAAATAGGCGCAGGAATATGTCATACTTTCGTCAAGGTACTGCTTATAAAAATCATTTCCCAAGTCATAGTGGTGGGCAATGTTTCCAGGTGATTTCTTCAGTGTATTTAGAGAGGAAATATGGTGAAGGAAGACAGCCGCCCTTGTTTTCAAGGAAAGCTCCATATTCTGAAAGTCGGGGTCAATACCAAGACAGATAAGTTGCTGGATGTCGCCCTCCACATCAATATTGCCGGCGGTATATTCTTCCCCGAACCCAAGTGTGCCTTTGCTCAATATGTTTTTTGCCGCAGCTTTGGTGTTGAATGTGAGT
Coding sequences within it:
- a CDS encoding pyridoxine 5'-phosphate synthase; translated protein: MPGGEVAYRGHFFLLFVNIDHIATLREARRGNESDPAEYAVMCEKGGCDGIMVSLRKDRRYMQDGDIFAIKDVIRGKLNLEVALSGEMFDIALKIKPNKIIVIPENREEITAEVVLDVKTNMLKIKDTVKLFHDQNILVSLLVEPDIEIVELSKECGADFIEIHTGKYCNTIDKTDIDKEIDRIYTAADHAVKVGIKVGAGHGLTYKNIMPVLYARALEEVNIGHSIILRSLSVGLSKAVEEMIDILD
- a CDS encoding cyclopropane-fatty-acyl-phospholipid synthase — translated: MKKILQKLLKELSSNIPGISFEVRFWDGEAEMYGNGVPVFVLTFNTKAAAKNILSKGTLGFGEEYTAGNIDVEGDIQQLICLGIDPDFQNMELSLKTRAAVFLHHISSLNTLKKSPGNIAHHYDLGNDFYKQYLDESMTYSCAYFRTDKDTLEQAQQQKYEHICRKLQLKEGETLIDIGCGWGGMLLYAAHHHGVKSVGCTLSRHQTEYARNVVAEEGLENEITILREDYRNIKGQFDKFVSIGMFEHVGKGFIPTFMEKTRSLLKPGGIGLLHTIGKESNTPGDPWTKKYIFPGSYIPALDLVIGAMGRKGIVPIDIESLRLHYAKTLDEWGKRFEVNVQKIEEMFDKRFARMWRMFLNGSAAAFRWGDIRLYQILFTNGLNNSLPMTREYLYGA
- a CDS encoding PadR family transcriptional regulator, producing MELTDLNYWKSLINIGLTKVLVLKVLSKGPNHGYGVLKELESITSGCCIPTFGTIYPILKELAKHGYAEVADDKQLKGAQKRRVYTLTPLGIEAYEVALEAWRSTIPYIYKAIENDDLFLIEDIKMRLAGAESCACPVTKNVNSSQGKAV
- a CDS encoding MBL fold metallo-hydrolase — protein: MSTPFPVGNINVYFIEGVIPTLIDTPPKGNIYTNELQAALKNKGYSIRDIKRIIITHPHFDHFGAAAEIVRLSKAEVWVSRGGGQYLEDFDAELLRDLEYYTEILKWIVAPGDHRTYLDFLYTWGRMYGCSVPVSRLLNDGDEIELGSIPFIVRAVPGHTPWCIMLYSQDHLSAFTGDFLLNQISSNALIQRPSTMLQGYKSLKVYLASLHKVKQMAIQTALPGHGAIILDVAGRIDEITHFIQQRKELVRNILDQGPLRPFSIVKTLFPDLLQDQLFLGISEVIGHLELLESEGSALQVDEGYWVGL